In Nitrospira sp. MA-1, the following proteins share a genomic window:
- a CDS encoding 2Fe-2S iron-sulfur cluster-binding protein has product MSPVKVIMERPEVAAPLFPFKVTFLQEGNLITVQIDPAEIPYGSTGLPGSILDIALGADIELEHACGGVAACSTCHVKIKEGLETCNEPSDDELDQLDEAPDLSLKSRLGCQAVPNGTKDLIVEIPSWNKNLVKEKQGS; this is encoded by the coding sequence GTGAGTCCGGTCAAAGTCATCATGGAGAGGCCTGAAGTTGCAGCGCCTCTGTTTCCCTTTAAGGTGACCTTTTTACAGGAAGGTAATCTCATTACTGTTCAGATTGATCCGGCGGAGATTCCCTACGGATCGACGGGGCTACCCGGCAGCATTTTGGATATCGCGCTTGGGGCAGATATAGAGTTGGAACATGCCTGCGGCGGGGTTGCGGCATGTTCCACCTGTCATGTGAAGATCAAGGAAGGACTTGAGACGTGCAATGAACCTTCGGATGATGAACTTGACCAACTCGATGAGGCACCTGACCTCTCGTTGAAGTCCCGCTTGGGATGCCAAGCCGTTCCGAACGGTACCAAGGATCTTATTGTTGAAATTCCTTCATGGAACAAAAATCTTGTCAAGGAGAAGCAGGGCTCCTAA